The sequence below is a genomic window from Humulus lupulus chromosome 3, drHumLupu1.1, whole genome shotgun sequence.
agGGCTGCTCGACAGCactggatccattgtacatattaggtgggttattgtccctgctatcttgagataggttatttgggacattccctccgttacgtacttcggacccccccccccccctgactaccatctctagctcaatcctctctgtgagagttgaggtgatcccGAAGGTCGTCTCCCTGGGtcgtctggtgactttgtgccgaacttaatcGCTGAagcaggtctcctccagagagatcactccggtgaCTGCTGGTCcaatggctcctgctggataggctaggagtccgcctttggcgttgacgacctgagctttcccctggcgccctgctacgctggGAAGGTCCAGTTGATGGCAGGTCTCTCCTACTacccccataggctgggatgtctcggaagggccgaggaggagacggatatctgatcagAGAAGGAGTATGCCTGAcgggggaggcgatcctagttccgtctagacggatcaaatttggtgggggcctttcggccctgccaacttgctggtcccgcgccgggcgatctggacgaggcacatgacggtcttcggggacgggttgacgtcgtgggccctccccggatctccttcgggaatttcctcgagctctcctgggcgtcctcgaggatggttgagagctaggagttgacgtcctaaccgaacggctgtattgctgttgtccggtcccaggcatttccccgaagtttgcctctcgatggtgcgatgaaggggtggagttggctgctggaagtctacccgaacggctatgcctagACCGATTAcctcggcgagacttaggagcctcaccttgcctctctccaacgttaatgttggttgtgagagggggtagtcgggccaggatatcctggatttgctgactagctgttgctaactggctcctcagctgagcgttctccatctccaccgcagtataataacacgggttcagattaggtggccggggcgccgaactaccggtatcatcttggcccgccggctgctttcctggccactgctggacttcaggaatttgttcatcagggatggcggtatgatgagcctcctgcccatcatgttgttctgtctcgttgccatgcctggatcgagtagtcaccatagttggatgtttgcagcagcactaatcgaacttgctcttaatgaaagcaccaaactgttgacgcggttcttcggcaacaggtaattaagagaaggagagaaagggattagtgccaaacgtagaaccgtaacagatataagatcttagagaatgaaataggtgactcaagacacgtttttaagtggttcaaaggttaaaatccttctactccactagtcaatattattgatatattctggatattgggttacaaagtatatatctttccagggactattttttccaacccttatcaactcccagggtctccatatttataggagaaggcacctggaagttggtaaggaggtcatcccgtgaccttcttatttgtcatatcaactctgtgacattcatgattaattcctaaacctggcacataagtgtggtcaaatcgataggtaaggcaCCTGCTGTGTGtgcgagaagtcagggagatatcggacacgtgatgccagatatatgcacgtttatcttgcgtgtgttgactttacaaggggtcatagcctccatatctagctcgtaccacgagctgcgcatttgacccgaccttcggccttccgattccttgctccagtcttggcgagtccttgaggattccttgagttaaggggggtacgacctcaagacaggagctccggtctgggggatgtttatggactaaccatgattagtccgaagctcggcctgctaataagctcgtgggaaaatcagggcgtacacaagGGGATCCAATGTCTCCATTATTGTTTGTGTTAGGTATGGAGTATCTGTCTAGAATCATGATTAAAGTGGGATCTATATCTGATTGTAAGTATCATGCTAAATGCAACTCCCTGAGATTAAATCACTTATGCTTTGCGGATGACTTATTATTATTTTGTCATGGAGATTTTATCTATATTCTATGGATGCTTAGAGGACTAAAACTGTTTTCGGGGCATCAGGTTTGgtaccaaattagaacaaatctGCTCTATTCTGTAGTGGTATGGTGGAGGCTGAGGTAAATAGAGTGCTAGAAGCTTCAGGATTTTCTAGAAGCTATTTACCTTTTCGATATCTTGGTATTCCAATCTGTTCCAAGAAAATTTCTTTGGTGGAATGTGACATTATTTTAGAGAAAATGGTGCATAGAATCAGGCAATGGAGCTCTCTGAATTTATCTTATATGGGCAGAGTTACATTAATTAATGCAGTTCTTCTTTCTATACACTCCTATTGGGCCCAAATCATGATATTGCCGAAGAGGATACTGAAGGAAATTGATGTCATTTGTAGAGCCTTTCTTTGGAGAGGAATGAATGATCACGCAGGGCCTAGTCTTGTTGCTTGGCATACCATTTGTAATTCTAAGACAAGTGGAGGATTGGGTTTTAAGAGGGTTGTGGACTGGAATATTATAACTATAGGGAAATATATATGGGCAATTGCTTCCAAAAAAGATAATTTGTGGGTTAAATGGATTCACAATATATATTTGAAGCAATTGGATTGGTGGGAATATAAAGCTCCTTCGGCttgcagctggtattggaggaaaatggtggctgttaaggatCTTTTTAAAGCAAAAATAGATTTGGCATCCTTTTCAGCGATGAAATTCGGTATTAAAACAGGTCATGACTTGTTGTTTGCTTCACCTCTCAAAGTGCATTGGGCAAAGTTTGTTTGGGAGAGATTTTCTATACCAAAGCACAGGTTTATACTTTGGTTAGTTATGCTTCAGAGATTGCGTACCAGAGTCTTCATCCGCAATTACAACTCAACTTTGGATCCATCTTGTCTATTCTGTGGAGAACATAATGAAGATGTTCATCATCTCTTTTTTCAGTGTAAATATAGCAAGCAATGTCTATTAcaggtgaagaaatggctgggttgGAAAGTAAAAGCAGAGGATTATGAGAACTTGCTGCAATGGATATTCAAAACAAGAAGATGGAGCAGATTTCGAAAAAGTATCTTGACAGCTGTTGTTGCTTCCTTGATTTATCACATTTGGAGAATGAGGAATGACATACTATGGTCACAAAAGGTTTGGTCTACAACTCATACGGTCCAAGCAATACAAAGAGATATTAGTTTGCGGATATACACTATAATACCAAACAAGACAAATCATTTAGATAGAGATTGGTTTCATGCTATTTGTAAAAATATCTAGCTGATGTATAGAAGATATGTATATTGGGGAGTTATAGAGTTAGAATCATATATGGAATTTGTACATGAATTGGTTTTGAGCAATACAAAGATcttattcaccaaaaaaaaaaattacctccTTCATTTTGAATTTGAAAACACTTATTAGTTTCTTGAGGAGTTTTTCTTTGTAAAGATTAAGtggttcaccttaatctttgtgggTGTGTCGAGTACATTTTTATATGTATCTATCTTGTTCCTTTTGTAACAGCTGGTGTCTCTTTTGAACTTGTTCCTAAGATCTTTGGGAGAAGATTTCATCAAGTCTCACTTAGGGAGGAAGATAACACTCGCTGTTCTTTAAAAGGATTTCAAGAGACTCAACGTTTCATCAAAACCGGATTCGTAAAGAAGAGTATAACAAGATTGCAGCAATTGTTTATAAaagagtcttacattgtttaagtcgaCGATTTTGTACAAATtagtttattctctgggcgtgtcCATGTAGATGTAGGTTATCCGAAATaatttctgaaccacgtaaaaattcgctTGTGTTAATTTTTACTTACattctatttttgttttgacATTTATCATAGTTGTTGTAACAACACAtaaatttgtttaaacaacttaatTCATATTCCGCATTTAAACAAGTTATTTAATTCTAATAACTTGTAAGTataaaatatggaatttcacaATCAACCTTTATAAAATTGATTTATGCAtgtcaattaataatatatatatatatggttgatTTTAAATGTGTATCATATCATCAAAATTTTGGATAAGATATTACATTGTGGGGTACTTAAAAGTCAAATGTTACTTTAATTCACCATCTTATGCAACACACATTTTGGTGAAAAAgatgaaaaaagaaagaaaaagaagcccTCGTGCCATTACATGTGTGCTTAATCtatttgagattttttttctCCTATTATTTTAACAGTTTGTAGATATCACTGGAAGACTATATAtgcaattaatatattttattatagctagttgaaaaaattgattggcttaaaaatttattaattatatatatatatatatattgcgtACGCCAGCGACGACGTCGTTTTTAAATCGTGGAGAATGCAATTAAACTATCTTTGGATGTGAAAGTGGATTTAAGTATTGTTTATTACAGTtttaaattagtattttttttcatttgaaaaaaatagtattttttttttctttatttctttataAAATGTAGTTAATTATAAAAGTTTTCTAGACATATATACGTGTGAGAATTCATTAAGAGTTTTTATTTTAAGGAAAAGAGTTATTTATTTTATCATGAGTTTGACTTTCTATCCATACTCATGCGTTCatataaaaaagaataaaaaaggagAAAGTGAAAGTTAAACCGAATCTAAATAagagttaattatgattaataatGCATTAATGCTGTGCTGAGGCAACTC
It includes:
- the LOC133824317 gene encoding uncharacterized protein LOC133824317; this translates as MILPKRILKEIDVICRAFLWRGMNDHAGPSLVAWHTICNSKTSGGLGFKRVVDWNIITIGKYIWAIASKKDNLWVKWIHNIYLKQLDWWEYKAPSACSWYWRKMVAVKDLFKAKIDLASFSAMKFGIKTGHDLLFASPLKVHWAKFVWERFSIPKHRFILWLVMLQRLRTRVFIRNYNSTLDPSCLFCGEHNEDVHHLFFQCKYSKQCLLQVKKWLGWKVKAEDYENLLQWIFKTRRWSRFRKSILTAVVASLIYHIWRMRNDILWSQKVWSTTHTVQAIQRDISLRIYTIIPNKTNHLDRDWFHAISGVSFELVPKIFGRRFHQVSLREEDNTRCSLKGFQETQRFIKTGFVKKSITRLQQLFIKESYIV